A region of Lycium barbarum isolate Lr01 chromosome 1, ASM1917538v2, whole genome shotgun sequence DNA encodes the following proteins:
- the LOC132635496 gene encoding rhodanese-like domain-containing protein 9, chloroplastic: MAGISCYSPSLLSSRSTLGSSLLVVKYRGGVVTGKPLRRRAFEIKAEVDFVNADEAKKLVAVEGYAVLDVRDKSQFERAHIKNCYHVPLFVENTDNDLGTIVKRQMHNNFAGLFFGLPFTKPNPEFLPSVKSQFSPESKLLLVCQEGLRSAAAAQRLEGAGYDNIACITSGLQTVKPGTFDSVGSKELQDAGKAGLVTIQGKISAVLGTVLICALLFVTFFPDQAEQILQMVPSS, translated from the exons ATGGCAGGGATTAGTTGCTATTCTCCTTCATTACTCTCTTCTCGGAG CACCTTGGGATCATCTTTGTTGGTTGTCAAATATCGAGGAGGGGTCGTGACAGGGAAACCTCTTAGGAGGAGAGCATTTGAAATTAAAGCAGAAGTTGACTTCGTGAATGCTGACGAGGCGAAGAAACTTGTAGCTGTTGAGGGATATGCAGTACTAGATGTGCGCGACAAATCTCAATTTGAGAGAGCTCATATCAAAAACTGCTATCATGTACCGCTTTTTGTTGAGAACACAGATAACGACTTAG GGACGATAGTAAAGAGGCAGATGCACAACAATTTTGCTGGTTTATTTTTTGGATTGCCATTTACTAAGCCCAATCCTGAGTTTCTGCCATCTGTTAAAAGTCAATTTTCTCCTGAAAGCAAGCTGCTACTTGTCTGTCAAGAGGGTCTGAG GTCCGCAGCTGCTGCCCAGAGATTAGAGGGAGCAGGTTATGACAACATAGCATGCATAACATCAGGTCTTCAGACCGTAAAACCTG GAACGTTTGATTCTGTCGGTTCAAAAGAACTGCAAGATGCTGGCAAAGCGGGTCTGGTTACCATACAGGGAAAGATTTCAGCAGTTCTTGGAACTGTGCTTATCT GTGCACTTCTATTTGTAACATTCTTCCCTGATCAAGCAGAACAGATTCTTCAAATGGTTCCTTCAAGCTAA